The genomic stretch GTTCTACTGTACCGACCGGTAAGGGATGCTTGTGTAATCCGCTGCCTTAACTATTACAGTTTCATGTAAATTGCAAAACGTACTTTGGTTATTTTCGATTACATCTAAAAATAAACCTGTACTTTGTCTGTTTAACAATGGCAACATTCAAAGGAGTGACCAGCGTAAAAAGAGTCGAGTCTGTAATAtagaattataattataagtttttagaattttaatgaactaagaTTGTTTGCCCGTTGTTTTTagtttgtttgtattatttcGGCTGAAAgatttcttttttcaatttcatgtgTATAATTCGGTGACAGTATTGTCGAGTTCAAAACGTCATCAGCCAATGACGGATTCTGTTTTATAATATTGACTAAGTGACTAATCGTGACAGATGACGATATTTCGTAATGGTAAACGTTATAATGGACATCGCagcaagatttttttatttattgttaaaaatagtgTCGAAAAATGGGAGGAAAGGAAATTATTTTCGGTATGTATCAGTGTAAATCGAATGCCTTATTGGGTGAAGAGTATTGCTTATGTGCTTTTAAAAGAACCTTTAGTTTTTTAACATTTCGCGCATATATTCGGATGGAGTTCGTGAATGTTGCTTTTAATGGATATTATCATGCAGAGTTATTAATCAATTAAGATGTCTTTTAAAAGTACGAGTTTTTAAACagttcacaaataaataaaaatgaagtacTGATACTTTGTAATTCACATTTAAACTCGTGTGTGTTTTGATTTGTATGTTTTTAGATGAAGACAtgttagtttattaaaatacaaacacatttttatatATTCAGTAAAAAAACACCACTATTGTAAACAGGGTTTGAGCCTAGAATTGCTGGTTCGATATTGTTCAAATTCTGATCATTTCGTCATGTACCTAGCAATTGCTAGCAATTTTcaagtatttttagttttaggtacATAAAACCTTCCTCCTCGCAATTGATTAATTTCTTGCTGTCAGATTCTCGCTCCGATGTCCAAGTCGTGATCAAGGCTGGCAATagtgtatttgtttttattttaattctaaaatTCACTTGTGAATCAGTTAATTGAATTAAGTGTACCAAAAATTGGATAACAGCTTACGATGAATGGTGCGACGGCGTCGCGAGGATTCTCTGTagttatatattaaaataataaatacaagtatgtcttttattttgtcctttataaagaacaTGATATAATTCTATGAGCCAAAAGGGGCAATAAGTTATAGGTACATGTTAATAtttggatatatatatataccgagcggcaaaaaatctggccctcaaatgtatgcagttataggtaattttgtatggagagtgggcccaattttgtgccgctgagtatatctaATAATTTAGTGTCAATTTGCAGTAAACAAACTTTCTTAGATTTACAATATGAAAGTACTCCATTGCGCCCTAACAATATcaaatagagtaaaaaaaatgatatgtCCACCATCCATTTTTTAGACATTAtactttaaaatttatgttGTCCTTTTTAAAGAACCTAGACACAATAGCACCTTTACATTACACCTTATGGTACACctacaaataatacaaaagtacTTGTTTTATAAACAAGCTAAAATGTGACctaatttattaagtacatttAGAGACGTGAAATACTTCGTATTTCTACTTATATTTCTTAGGTttcaacttaaataaaaatcacattTCCAAAAGGATTTCAACATTAATTTTATCAGTTTGTGTACGGCCCGTATTTGTTGACATGAGGGTTTGAATTATCAATTTATTAAGACATATATTATTGTCATTCATTCCCGATCCGCGGGTCGTACCAACGTTTATCGAAACCCAAAAATGCCTTATTTATCTGAATAACTAAAGTAATTGCTACAAATGCTATACATAAACTGGCTCCGGTTTCACCCAATACGCCTGTATTTCCGCCAGGCTCTTTCCCTTTGTCTCAGGCACCCACAGTATGGTGTACAGTACGCCCCAGAGCGTCACAGCGGCGAACACGTAGAACACGACGTAAGGCCCGAGGGAGTTCGCGACAGGCGTGTAGAAAAGAACAGTCATTGAACTGCAGAAGAATGATAGCGCCATTGATGCTCCTGCCATTCGTGCTCGCATCTAGAAGAATTACACCATGTtacggaaaaaaaaataacgtcatCTACTATAGAACACACGCAAGTGCAGTCCTTCTGCATTAATATGTGCCagagcggagcgtgcaaaaatatctgactcgtcctaccagccctagaaatagaggttccgtagccaaatggcaaaaaacggaacccttatgttCGTCCGCcatttttttccgaaactataagaactatactgttgaaacttggtaagtagatgtattctgtgaaccgcattaagattttcacacaaaaatagaaaaaaaaaaacaacaaattttgGGGGTTCTCCATACATAGAACTgaaactcgatttttttttcatcaatccCATATGTGTGCGGTAtctaggtcttcaaaaatgatattgaggtttctaatattatttttttctaaactgaatagtttgcgcaaGAGACACTTccaagtggtaaaatgtgtgtccccccccctgtaacttctaaaataagagaatgataaaactaaaaaaaatatatgatgaacttaaccatgcaaacttccaccgaaaattggtttgaacgagatctagtaagtagttttttttaatacgtcataaaacgtaaagtaaagtaaacttttatattatgatacttgctgctacggaacccttcatgggcgagtccgactcgcacttggccgctttttatgcacactttgttgttgcacatatatttattgtaaaatagcATCAATCACACGTAATCAATTTTCCTCTTTTGTCGCagagatattaattttattaaatatactaGGTAAGTACTTTTGTGCTAGACCCAGGTCAGGACCCATTGGGGTCATTGGTGCCATTGGGCCCCCCCTGGATCCGCCCTTGTCAACAGTCTTCCATCTGTTGATAAATATAGTGTTAGATCAGCCATGACCACGATGACCACCATGGGCACGGTTGCCAGGCCGGCTCCGTACGCCAGGATGCAGAGGCTACGGGATCACCATTTTAGCTCGATGAAATTAAGTTGAAGTAGCACTTTGCAGGCCGCATTGCTTTTTTGTACTCATAGGTCTCTCACTAAGTGCACCTGCCTCTTGCCTACAACGAATTTCTGCCAAATTTCTCGtggaaagcgctggtagtttaagaTTTAGAAGAGctctttgcggcctacttatagaatttttatttgttactacctgttgcctgcgactccttTTGCGTAGAAGTGTTATTTTTCGCTTACGTCCTATTCCCACACCTaacgaatatacacaaaaaattgcataaaaatcggtcaagccgtttccgaggagtttggttacaaacattgtgaccagagaattttacataatttgttatttttgattctTCGATCCGACGTGATGattgcgagagttgcgggcagccGCAGAGCCGGATTAAGCCAGCGCGGGGCCTGTAGCAAATTTTATCATGGGGTCCTTGATTTGCTTCGACTTTATATGATACCATCTTGTTTCTTTGACGGCGGTTTCGTGTTGGATTTTATGGTGGCAGTATTGTacacattgtttaaaaaaaaaacatgctactatcaaaattttcatttttacgaTTTAAAAGCATTGGTCCGCGGGGCCCGTAGCATTTGCGACTCTTGCCACGTGGCTAATCCGCCACTGGGCAGCCGATACACGTATGTGGCAAGTTGTGTTGTGTAACGCCTATGGGCGCTCTTGGAGGCCTTTGTGATGATGAAGTATATTACCTGGAAGGAGAACACCTCGGCCATGATGACCATGGGCACAGGAGCCAGGCCGGCCCCGTAGGCGAGGATACAGaggcacacggcggccacgggCAGCCAGGCGGGGCCGGCAAGTGTCGCGAAGTAGGTCGCCAGCGCCGCCATGCACACCGACACCACGCCAGAACTGCAGCCCAGCGGGATCTGCACGCAAACATGTACTGAgcaatgttttgccatcgtattttgtcggaaaagttcgttaTATAGTGAGGTAGTTAATATGTTAccatatgtaggtacttttatttttttccagtgCTTTGGTTACACTGTAATGTTGTGAATTTTattggataaaaaaataaaatgttctcaGTAGAATCAAAGAAAGAGAAAGTCGGTGTCGCGTCGTTTTAGGAGGTCAAGGGGATGGTTCATAGGAGGGATGAGTGGAAAATATTCCacgacaagagtgtaactcGAGTCTGAAGAAGAAGACTTGAGCCTTTTACACATTTGTCTTGCACATTCCGGCGCCGTCTGACAATAAAGCTTGAAACCCACTGACAGCggtggcggagcggtgcggcgcggcgtggAGGCGGTACCCTCAAAGAGCGCATATAATACCGCGCGGCAAATCGTGGCGTGGTTTTCTATGCGgactctttcacgttagctcgaatattacaaccggtactgTCTccacgccgcgccgcaccgctccgccaccGCTGTCAGTGGGTTTCAAGCTTAATCAGTGCTGGCCGTTTTCGTCTCgctcttttttcttttatttctaatatCTAACAAGATATGCCTACCTATATATCTACctttggggtagacgagttcttgagtggagaccacggatcggcaaacgtagcgtaggacgtcctcagactcggtggagcgatgatcttcgcagggcggctggcaagagttggatgagagtagccggggatcgtgctcagtggcgtgccatgggagaggcctatgtccagcagtggacgaacataggctgatgatgatgatgatgatgaacaagaTATGGATTCGGTATAGAgtctgaaatatattttttttacccaccTTTCTCCCAAACTTCTCAATGGACACCGTGGTGAAGAATGATCCAGCCAGCTGCAGCGAACCCATTAACAGCGCGAGCCCGTCGGCGCTCCACGCGGCGCCGGTGCGCGCGAACACGTCCGACGCGTAGTTCATCAGCGCGAAGCACCCGGACAGCGTTTGGAGCGCCATCAGCATCAGCGTCACGCGGAGGGCCGAGAACGTCGCTTTGTCGCGGACTAAAAACAAGATAAAATGGTGAGTTGTAACAAAAATAACGCAATGGCAAGTGAAGTTCTACCATGAAGCAAGGTAGCGGCGTATGCGGCNNNNNNNNNNNNNNNNNNNNNNNNNNNNNNNNNNNNNNNNNNNNNNNNNNNNNNNNNNNNNNNNNNNNNNNNNNNNNNNNNNNNNNNNNNNNNNNNNNNNTATGGTATCTGtgttctgtactgcttactatgtgtcgGTGTTCactaaagagtcattgtattgtattgtatctattgGCCAGCCTTTGCCGAAATCATTGAGCTAAAGATTCAAATTAACAAACATATTCCTTGAGGGTCATAGGGCGTAGATAGCATACGTTTGCGGAAAGTAGGCCATTCCTAACGAGAGCCGTGATATTGAAAACCgacataaaatacaattaaaaaaacgaGTCCACTCCTCCACGGGTGGCGGCCATTATTTTCCATCATCCGTCTGCTAgtttataaagaaagaaaaaaagaaagaaaagaaagaataaatttatttgccaaaagtACCACAaggttataaaaatatacaagaaaaTTACCCACTACAGTTTAACATGTAAATATC from Choristoneura fumiferana chromosome 24, NRCan_CFum_1, whole genome shotgun sequence encodes the following:
- the LOC141441497 gene encoding facilitated trehalose transporter Tret1-like (The sequence of the model RefSeq protein was modified relative to this genomic sequence to represent the inferred CDS: added 616 bases not found in genome assembly), whose product is MARHLKLSVSDSAISWMAAALPLAAICGIPFFSYSSDRFGRKICIIAVSLLSCISWVIKLTAVSAPALITARAVAGLAAAGCFVVVPVYVKEIAEDAWRGALASLTMTICKLGVIFVYAVGMFLPYGQNQAVYLSVAAVHVVLFSFMPESPNYLLKNGREKRAATTIAWLRTLNRGDKVVLDEVEKLKDEQRRFDEMPQVTLTSIIRDKATFSALRVTLMLMALQTLSGCFALMNYASDVFARTGAAWSADGLALLMGSLQLAGSFFTTVSIEKFGRKIPLGCSSGVVSVCMAALATYFATLAGPAWLPVAAVCLCILAYGAGLAPVPMVIMAEVFSFQMRARMAGASMALSFFCSSMTVLFYTPVANSLGPYVVFYVFAAVTLWGVLYTILWVPETKGKSLAEIQAYWVKPEPVYV